The following coding sequences lie in one Xylocopa sonorina isolate GNS202 chromosome 7, iyXylSono1_principal, whole genome shotgun sequence genomic window:
- the LOC143425004 gene encoding lamin Dm0 isoform X2 → MSTKTTKKTTAASSASSSGQSPQFTSTPIGQRPGSPLSPTRYSRLQEKQDLQNLNDRLACYIDKVRHLETENSRLTREVQTTQETITREVSNIKSMYEHELSDARKLLDETAKERAKLEIDTKRLWDNNEELKSKLDKKLVDLQVAERNLLVYETRCNDLQSQFNQSQAERKKLAERERELEQEVEKLKASLEDARKHLGEETLNRIVLENNIQSLKEEASFQNQLFQQELTETRSKRQVEISEIDGRLAEQYEAKLQQSLQELRDQYEAQMRANREEIELLYENKIKNLTAHAQRNSGAASLAVEELRQTRTRIDSLNQKINELEASNNALNARIRDLENLRENEKARHAESLASLEAELARIRDEMAQQIQEYQDLMDIKVALDLEIAAYRKLLESEEARLNIMPTQSTSTLSSGRSTPSRHTPMRGGKRKRTLLEESEERSSTDFSVCGTSRGDVEIAEAEPQGRFVKLTNKGSKEIGLSGWQIIRKAGSLETVFKFHRTAKLEAGGTVTVWSADIGATHEPPSNIVMKGQKWFTADVMTTTLLNNEGEEMATSECKRQQLSTSVSRHRENLGFRPSEELHYQQRRYLYPY, encoded by the exons ATGTCAACGAAAACGACTAAGAAGACCACAGCGGCGAGTAGCGCGAGTAGCAGCGGGCAATCGCCACAGTTCACATCAACGCCGATCGGGCAGAGACCAGGAAGTCCTCTCAGTCCTACCCGTTATTCTCGTCTTCAAGAAAAGCAAGATCTACAAAACCTAAATGACCGATTGGCTTGTTATATTGACAAAGTACGGCACCTGGAAACCGAAAATTCCAGACTTACGCGGGAGGTACAGACGACCCAGGAGACTATCACCCGCGAAGTATCCAACATAAAGTCTATGTACGAACATGAATTGTCTGATGCAAGAAAATTACTGGATGAAACTGCTAAGGAACGAGCGAAACTCGAGATTGATACCAAACGATTGTGGGACAACAACGAAGAACTTAAGTCCAA ACTTGATAAGAAATTGGTGGACTTGCAAGTTGCGGAAAGAAATTTGTTGGTATACGAAACACGCTGCAATGATTTGCAATCACAGTTCAATCAGTCCCAGGCAGAGCGTAAGAAGTTGgccgaaagagaaagagagttgGAACAAGAGGTAGAAAAATTAAAAGCGTCGTTAGAAGATGCCCGTAAACATCTAGGGGAAGAAACTTTGAATCGTATCGTTCTCGAAAACAATATTCAAAGTTTGAAGGAAGAAGCCAGTTTCCAAAATCAGCTATTCCAACAAGAACTAACAGAAACGCGATCAAAGCGGCAG GTAGAGATATCGGAGATAGATGGTCGTCTCGCTGAACAGTACGAAGCTAAGTTACAACAATCCTTGCAAGAATTACGAGATCAATATGAGGCACAAATGCGAGCTAATAGAGAAGAAATTGAACTGTTATATGAAAATAAGATCAAGAATTTAACAGCTCATGCTCAGCGTAACAGCGGAGCAGCTAGTTTAGCTGTTGAAGAGTTAAGACAAACAAGAACAAGAATTGATTCACTCAATCAAAAGATTAACGAACTAGAAGCGTCAAATAATGCACTCAATGCACGAATAAG GGATTTAGAAAACTTACGTGAGAATGAGAAAGCTCGTCACGCGGAAAGTTTAGCATCCTTGGAAGCAGAATTGGCGCGTATACGCGACGAAATGGCTCagcaaatacaagaatatcagGATCTTATGGATATCAAAGTTGCACTTGATTTGGAAATTGCCGCATATCGAAAACTTTTGGAATCAGAAGAAGCCAG ATTAAATATCATGCCTACGCAATCCACTTCAACGTTATCTAGTGGTAGAAGTACTCCTTCAAGACACACTCCAATGAGAGGTGGAAAAAGAAAACGTACTTTACTAGAGGAAAGCGAGGAACGTAGCAGTACTGACTTTAGTGTATGTGGGACATCTAGAGGGGATGTAGAAATTGCAGAAGCTGAACCTCAAGGACGATTTGTGAAACTCACCAATAAAGGAAGCAAA GAAATAGGACTTAGTGGATGGCAAATTATTCGTAAAGCTGGTTCTTTAGAAACAGTATTTAAATTTCATCGTACTGCGAAATTAGAAGCAGGCGGTACTGTAACGGTATGGTCGGCGGATATTGGTGCCACACACGAGCCACCATCAAATATTGTTATGAAAGGACAGAAATGGTTTACAGCAGACGTTATGACAACTACACTTTTAAATAACGAAGGCGAA GAAATGGCTACTTCAGAATGTAAAAGACAACAATTGTCTACATCTGTGTCTCGACATAGGGAAAACTTAGGTTTTCGGCCTTCTGAAGAACTTCATTATCAACAG AGAAGATATCTCTACCCATATTAA
- the Lint-o gene encoding L(3)mbt interactor in ovarian somatic cells: MQQHRVETQILHEEQILEAIDQLRRRKARPDADRICNYLLRKFSVDARDTIADLHRLIEAEKVIQVDYKGNTSYRNASKWSRLQLYKNRPEGFVKEKLNSGMVAGAVAELVVEEPDYLDQGVPAYRLIEQLLDGVSNPTSRRMVEDFLGKEVASGNLTRLSNGNYSLVATSDMTTTAEPTHRESFTLENGNARRKELQTVSSTTGGLYDFDETENLTITDSRSNTPRSSRQASPKSDPQIRKEECFEIIVGRNENTKSPIEHDSVKDQESQEPSQTSVKDVKEEPKNTDNQAHNLKRSSKAERKQRLLVRTDDPMDIEIKFEDYRKESKEEINSQKDKREEIEHLSEEREDEDAGRSSTNPSPTPSNTNFGGFRSARRKRAKKVFDPSDNNLVKRKRGRQPGSQNKTSISQESQDSSKTTVKDGPCRQCSLCAKEKQENLVACRDCTVRAHPSCIYSPEEMIQKAGSNWQCERCKSCTICCETSDAGPLATCFTCDEAYHYYCHTPRIIIPKSNSKWQCNDCVQKQYKTNISQNISLVTSRPDTPSNAPVLPPVLSPQVSPARGSSDQMEDDSPRDGIDPNIPDASDWTSEQVYQYFARLFPKEAEVFRQQEIDGHSLLLMKRSDVLSGLDLLLGPALKIYRHVLKLQVRRDDPKLYWL; encoded by the exons ATGCAGCAACATCGGGTAGAAACGCAAATACTTCACGAGGAGCAAATCCTGGAGGCAATAGATCAGCTGCGTCGACGTAAAGCACGACCTGACGCCGATCGTATCTGTAATTATCTGCTGAGGAAATTTTCGGTGGACGCACGAGACACCATTGCCGATCTGCATCGTCTGATCGAGGCGGAAAAAGTCATCCAGGTCGACTATAAAGGTAACACCAGCTATCGGAACGCTTCGAAATGGTCACGCCTGCAGCTTTACAAAAATCGACCGGAGGGTTTCGTAAAAGAGAAATTGAACTCCGGGATGGTGGCGGGTGCCGTGGCCGAACTTGTTGTCGAGGAGCCAGATTACCTCGATCAAGGTGTACCGGCTTATAGACTGATCGAGCAATTGCTCGATGGTGTTTCGAATCCTACTTCTAGACGTATGGTTGAAGATTTCCTCGGAAAAGAAGTGGCCAGCGGTAATTTGACGCGTCTCTCTAACGGCAATTACTCGCTGGTGGCGACGTCTGATATGACAACCACCGCCGAGCCAACGCATCGAGAATCCTTCACCCTCGAAAATGGAAACGCGCGACGCAAGGAATTGCAAACTGTTTCCTCGACGACAGGTGGCCTCTATGATTTCGACGAAACGGAAAACCTGACGATCACGGACTCTAGATCGAATACACCAAGGTCTTCGCGTCAAGCAAGCCCCAAATCCGATCCGCAAATTCGAAAAGaagaatgtttcgagataattgTCGGAAGGAACGAGAACACCAAATCACCGATAGAACACGATTCCGTCAAGGATCAAGAATCGCAAGAGCCATCGCAAACTTCTGTCAAGGATGTGAAAGAGGAACCAAAAAATACGGATAATCAGGCTCATAACCTTAAAAGGTCCTCGAAAGCTGAGCGTAAACAGCGCTTACTCGTTCGAACAGACGATCCTATGGACATAGAGATCAAATTCGAGGATTATCGAAAAGAGAGTAAAGAGGAAATAAATTCGCAGAAGGATAAGAGAGAAGAGATAGAGCATCTTAGCGAAGAACGGGAGGACGAGGATGCGGGAAGAAGTTCTACTAATCCATCGCCTACACCATCTAACACTAATTTCGGTGGTTTCCGTAGTGCACGTAGAAAG AGAGCAAAAAAAGTTTTCGATCCATCTGACAATAACCTTGTGAAAAGAAAACGTGGACGACAACCAGGTTCACAAAATAAGACTTCTATATCTCAAGAATCGCAAGATTCTTCCAAAACGACTGTCAAAGACGGACCCTGTAGACAGTGTAGCCTTTGTGCCAAAGAAAAACAAGAAAATTTAGTTGCTTGTCGAGATTGTACCGTGCGAG CACATCCAAGTTGTATTTATAGTCCAGAAGAAATGATTCAAAAGGCAGGCAGTAATTGGCAATGCGAGCGCTGTAAAAGCTGTACGATATGTTGTGAAACTTCGGATGCT GGGCCACTTGCGACATGTTTCACTTGCGACGAAGCTTATCATTATTATTGCCATACGCCACGAATAATAATTCCTAAATCAAATTCAAAGTGGCAATGCAATGACTGTGTTCAAAAACAGTATAAAACTAATATAAGCCAGAATATTAGTCTGGTCACTAGCAGACCCGATACACCATCGAATGCACCAGTTTTACCCCCTGTTTTAAGTCCCCAAGTTTCTCCTGCCAGAGGATCTTCCGATCAAATGGAAGACGATAGTCCAAGAGATGGAATTGATCCAAATATACCTGATGCCTCGGATTGGACATCCGAGCAAGTGTATCAATATTTTGCAAGACTTTTTCCAAAAGAAGCAGAAGTGTTCAGACAGCAG GAGATTGATGGCCATTCTTTACTATTAATGAAACGGTCCGATGTTTTAAGTGGACTAGATTTATTACTAGGTCCAGCATTAAAAATATATAGACATGTATTAAAATTACAAGTACGAAGGGATGATCCAAAATTGTATTGGCTGTAA
- the LOC143425257 gene encoding transmembrane protein 59-like isoform X2 yields MRREKEISLLLLLLINFVRSDTFYSVINREDPCISSCEKPPLSFLNGKYANSCCQRGCRFFNLVDLHYGLEPNSLNGTRDACEASCTEAYTAPQDRYACSTGCDSMAKQRVSDLLSLFSVAVYVEEGLRKELLPGWWDFNGFKLPQTYIKTVPLDAGTVDYGVPSDYSGESDQSTSVQYGSDWLQCASKHIGLPHWLLASAIAAAALSAFWLCLYPEKPNESCKEIAIQKSDVSSTVALYIPEAQLHKQPPPTYFDSVGSADINMKV; encoded by the exons ATGAGAAGAGAAAAGGAAATTTCATTGTTGCTTCTGTTGCTCATCAATTTTGTTCGTAGCGATACGTTTTATAGCGTTATAAATCGAGAGGATCCCTGTATCAGTTCATGTGAAAAACCACCGTTATCTTTTTTAAAT GGTAAATATGCTAACTCATGCTGCCAAAGAGGCTGCAGATTCTTCAATTTAGTGGATTTACATTATGGATTAGAACCAAACAGTTTAAATGGCACTAGAGATGCCTGCGAAGCTT CATGCACAGAGGCGTACACAGCACCGCAAGATCGCTACGCATGTAGCACTGGTTGTGATTCTATGGCCAAACAGCGGGTCTCAGACTTATTATCATTGTTTTCCGTCGCCGTTTATGTAGAAGAAG GTTTGCGAAAGGAACTTCTTCCAGGATGGTGGGATTTTAATGGATTTAAGTTGCCACAGACATATATAAAAACTGTACCATTAGATGCTGGG ACAGTGGATTATGGTGTACCATCAGACTACTCTGGAGAAAGTGATCAATCAACTTCGGTACAGTATGGATCTGATTGGCTTCAATGTGCTTCAAAACATATTGGGTTGCCACATTGGCTCTTAGCTTCTGCTATTGCAGCAGCAGCATTGTCTGCATTTTGGTTATGCTTATACCCAGAAAAACCTAATGAGtcgtgtaaggaaatagctattcAAAAATCTGATGTTTCTTCAACAGTTGCATTATACATACCAGAAGCACAATTACATAAACAGCCACCACCTACATACTTTGATAGTGTAGGTTCGGCAGATATTAATATGAAAGTCTAG
- the LOC143425257 gene encoding transmembrane protein 59-like isoform X1 produces the protein MRREKEISLLLLLLINFVRSDTFYSVINREDPCISSCEKPPLSFLNGKYANSCCQRGCRFFNLVDLHYGLEPNSLNGTRDACEASCTEAYTAPQDRYACSTGCDSMAKQRVSDLLSLFSVAVYVEEGIDSNILLMSPDMPESDILSDPGLRKELLPGWWDFNGFKLPQTYIKTVPLDAGTVDYGVPSDYSGESDQSTSVQYGSDWLQCASKHIGLPHWLLASAIAAAALSAFWLCLYPEKPNESCKEIAIQKSDVSSTVALYIPEAQLHKQPPPTYFDSVGSADINMKV, from the exons ATGAGAAGAGAAAAGGAAATTTCATTGTTGCTTCTGTTGCTCATCAATTTTGTTCGTAGCGATACGTTTTATAGCGTTATAAATCGAGAGGATCCCTGTATCAGTTCATGTGAAAAACCACCGTTATCTTTTTTAAAT GGTAAATATGCTAACTCATGCTGCCAAAGAGGCTGCAGATTCTTCAATTTAGTGGATTTACATTATGGATTAGAACCAAACAGTTTAAATGGCACTAGAGATGCCTGCGAAGCTT CATGCACAGAGGCGTACACAGCACCGCAAGATCGCTACGCATGTAGCACTGGTTGTGATTCTATGGCCAAACAGCGGGTCTCAGACTTATTATCATTGTTTTCCGTCGCCGTTTATGTAGAAGAAGGTATAGACTCTAATATACTTTTAATGTCACCTGATATGCCTGAAAGTGATATTTTGAGCGATCCAGGTTTGCGAAAGGAACTTCTTCCAGGATGGTGGGATTTTAATGGATTTAAGTTGCCACAGACATATATAAAAACTGTACCATTAGATGCTGGG ACAGTGGATTATGGTGTACCATCAGACTACTCTGGAGAAAGTGATCAATCAACTTCGGTACAGTATGGATCTGATTGGCTTCAATGTGCTTCAAAACATATTGGGTTGCCACATTGGCTCTTAGCTTCTGCTATTGCAGCAGCAGCATTGTCTGCATTTTGGTTATGCTTATACCCAGAAAAACCTAATGAGtcgtgtaaggaaatagctattcAAAAATCTGATGTTTCTTCAACAGTTGCATTATACATACCAGAAGCACAATTACATAAACAGCCACCACCTACATACTTTGATAGTGTAGGTTCGGCAGATATTAATATGAAAGTCTAG
- the LOC143425209 gene encoding uncharacterized protein LOC143425209, which yields MCDLIDLNSSDTKNLLSSKLASPLIPVPKDTLYNNYNVRSNEPSSLATGKRDSLENNPFDMVLHKTTEYIQKQEDPFEVILEKALEVNCEKNTPQRKGSLDLTDNYSPKRKMHRQKLRLNKTLSELITNDKLNQNNAANKISNESITDDLNDANILNTDIKSHIVVPTIEIEDANLSILNQSVMNDTLLEAGKESSQNQIKSTSQSTMLIDTHKDTKDISLSTFNVQKVRRSLSQGEVILPRKSQYLNQMSLVEPLRIGSDSGSNISTSNSLKVLNEGFLKTYSSESSVFSNLSNISSIPKLNSVSSTINSSMTTNGTMNRTFLDSCSLEKAETTKLSENVDFNNEMKSVLPTTKTSVSLVGNTSIKSSISDLTERLNKLKMKVLEIHIPENSDVGNKDEHKCNVLNNVKECETIIEKIDECDVNDKLIDVDVFTPDANCSKENCTNSTSDTSSDSVFVEGNKINKSIFQEAKLLARTFEELAMKTSSGSSIDDLITNNSSWTLELLPAFDDEASVENLIELPTSPYGNDTKSKSEKTTEQKDNESHTNKREISNRVEEKIKDLEMEFVHPVSAEKRLTAATLLLDLKQLIKTEKNIEADKLVENLEKALGVNCDNNTELLTACLNATNNLAKSPQKSSSGLEIIKNVAESNMEHSQEDNLDGDSTESIKESVFFESINFNDVNTNKCTNNQKYLNSVSEINVEKIERKRDENKFNGEKISKENSVSKSENNTLLNERMIIELLTNIGKLLSEQTEEHSSRNILNNLGKALNSASNNYDIDKDVASNNAFIEIEKTPKKSKLKFENKIRSLTQLKSDSRLSLELKSKKQPASKNFIRRSVSVSQTPPIKHEPRSSISTSKNASQLKEATKRFPSDPGLTSSTLNKQVIIKNNKNELQKGAQTKTITTLDLQKEKTSTINTVKNKLKAKIGSDVINKKGPLKAILPIGNMQKRETSSNKATLPVGTITPPHTHKIISSTPNTANELAKKSRSSKPVASSTPDAQSCKTRPVQSQVANSPKKRNFSCDISPVTTRVNISNNNGTSNSPRRHSKLPSPKRTTPKRRPTTESGIPKSQTPPINKRMHSSFEVNNQYERAYVSPQRSIYKTPNSQKNSPISLKTSGNNTQQSPLRDSNKIIPKVKPINLISKLRRHSIGTNVMEKENNYV from the exons ATGTGCGATCTTATAGATTTGAACAGCTCTGATACAAAAAATTTGTTAAGTTCTAAACTTGCATCACCTTTAATACCAGTTCCTAAAGATACTCTATATAATAATTACAATGTTAGATCGAACGAGCCAAGCTCTCTAGCGACAGGAAAACGTGATAGTTTGGAGAATAATCCTTTCGATATGGTGCTACATAAAACTACAGAATACATACAGAAACAGGAGGATCCCTTCGAAGTGATTTTAGAAAAAGCACTAGAAGTGAATTGTGAAaaaaacactccacaaagaaaggGTTCCCTCGATTTAACAGATAACTATAGTCCTAAGCGAAAGATGCATAGGCAAAAGTTAAGATTAAACAAAACATTAAGCGAACTCATAACTAATGATAAATTAAATCAAAACAATGCAGCTAATAAAATTTCTAATGAAAGCATAACAGATGATTTAAATGATGCTAATATATTAAACaccgatatcaaatctcatattGTTGTACCTACTATTGAAATAGAGGATGCTAATTTATCTATTTTGAATCAGTCTGTGATGAATGATACACTATTAGAGGCAGGTAAAGAATCAAGCCAGAATCAGATAAAATCAACTTCGCAAAGCACAATGTTAATAGATACCCATAAAGATACTAAAGATATTTCACTTTCTACCTTTAATGTTCAAAAAGTCAGGCGTTCTCTTTCACAAGGAGAAGTAATATTACCAAGAAAGTCACAGTACTTAAATCAAATGTCGTTAGTTGAACCTCTACGAATTGGTTCTGATAGTGGAAGTAATATATCTACTTCAAATTCACTCAAGGTACTAAATGAAGGATTTTTAAAAACCTACTCTAGTGAAAGTTCTGTGTTTTCAAATTTATCAAATATTTCTTCTATACCCAAGTTAAATTCTGTTTCTTCTACAATCAATTCCTCAATGACAACAAACGGTACTATGAATCGAACATTTTTGGACAGCTGTTCGTTAGAGAAAGCGGAAACTACAAAATTAAGTGAGAATGTGGATTTTAATAACGAAATGAAATCAGTATTACCAACAACAAAAACCTCTGTGTCATTGGTAGGAAATACATCGATCAAAAGTTCAATATCGGATTTAACAGAAAGATTGAACAAACTCAAAATGAAAGTATTGGAGATTCACATTCCAGAAAATTCTGATGTGGGTAACAAAGATGAACATAAATGTAATGTTTTGAATAacgtaaaagaatgtgaaactaTCATAGAAAAAATTGATGAATGTGATGTAAATGATAAATTAATTGATGTTGATGTATTTACACCAGATGCTAATTGTAGTAAAGAAAATTGTACGAATTCTACTTCAGATACATCATCAGATTCTGTATTTGTT GAGGGAAACAAAATCAATAAATCAATATTTCAGGAAGCTAAACTTCTTGCAAGAACTTTTGAAGAATTAGCTATGAAAACCAGTTCAGGGT CAAGCATTGATGATCTTATTACAAACAATTCTTCATGGACATTAGAATTATTACCAGCATTTGATGATGAGGCTTCAGTTGAAAATTTAATCGAATTACCGACATCTCCTTATGGAAATGATACGAAATCAAAATCTGAGAAAACTACAGAACAGAAAGATAATGAATCACATACAAATAAAAGAGAAATTAGTAATAGAGTAGAAGAAAAAATAAAGGATTTAGAAATGGAATTTGTTCATCCTGTATCTGCAGAAAAACGTCTTACAGCAGCAACACTGTTATTAGATCTGAAGCAATTGATCAAAACAGAAAAAAACATAGAAGCTGATAAATTAGTAGAAAATTTAGAAAAAGCTTTAGGCGTTAATTGTGATAATAATACTGAACTATTAACTGCTTGTCTTAATGCAACTAATAATTTAGCAAAAAGTCCACAAAAATCAAGTAGCGGcttagaaataataaaaaatgttGCAGAAAGTAACATGGAACACAGTCAAGAAGACAATTTAGATGGGGATTCAACAGAAAGTATTAAAGAATCAGTATTCTTCGAAAGTATAAACTTTAATGATGTAAATACAAATAAATGCACTAATAATCAAAAGTACTTAAATAGTGTAAGTGAAATCAATGTTGAGAAAATTGAGAGAAAAAGAGATGAAAATAAATTTAATGGTGAAAAAATATCTAAAGAAAATTCTGTTAGCAAAagcgaaaataatactttattaAACGAAAGAATGATCATAGAACTTCTTACAAACATAGGAAAATTATTGAGTGAACAGACTGAAGAGCATTCATCTCGGAATATTCTTAACAATTTAGGAAAAGCATTAAATTCTGCTTCTAACAATTATGATATTGATAAAGATGTGGCAAGTAACAATGCTTTTATAGAAATTGAAAAAACTCCCAAAAAAtcaaaattaaaatttgaaaataagATACGCTCATTGACTCAATTAAAATCGGATAGTAGATTAAGTTTAGAATTAAAATCAAAG AAGCAACCAGCTAGTAAAAATTTTATTAGAAGAAGTGTCTCTGTATCTCAAACCCCACCCATTAAACACGAACCACGTTCATCAATATCTACCAGCAAAAATGCATCTCAGCTGAAAGAAGCAACGAAACGTTTCCCTAGTGATCCTGGTTTAACTAGTTCAACATTAAACAAACAagttattataaaaaataataaaaatgaattaCAAAAAG GTGCACAAACCAAAACGATTACAACATTAGATCTGCAAAAAGAAAAAACTTCAACGATAAATACAGTTAAAAACAAATTGAAGGCAAAAATTGGCTCTGATGTCATAAATAAGAAGGGCCCATTGAAAGCGATTCTTCCCATAGGAAATATGCAAAAAAGAG AAACTAGTAGCAACAAAGCAACTTTACCTGTTGGAACAATAACACCACCTCATACTCATAAAATAATTAGTAGTACACCTAATACCGCAAACGAACTAGCAAAAAAATCACGATCTTCAAAACCAGTTGCTTCATCGACTCCAGATGCTCAAAGTTGTAAGACACGACCAGTGCAGTCGCAGGTAGCTAATAGCCCGAAGAAACGTAACTTTTCTTGTGACATTTCACCGGTAACTACACGCGTAAATATTAGTAATAATAATGGAACAAGCAATAGCCCGCGAAG GCACAGTAAACTACCATCTCCAAAGAGAACAACACCTAAACGTCGACCAACAACGGAGTCTGGTATTCCGAAATCACAGACACCTCCCATAAACAAACGGATGCAttcttcatttgaagttaacaaTCAGTACGAACGAGCATACGTATCTCCGCAACGTTCAATCTACAAAACACCAAATTCACAAAAAAATTCACCGATCTCATTAAAGACAAGTGGGAATAATACGCAACAAAGTCCTTTAAGGGACAGTAACAAAATTATTCCTAAAGTGAAACCGATTAATTTG ATCTCAAAACTTCGACGACACAGTATTGGTACCAATGTGATGGAGAAAGAAAATAATTACGTTTAA
- the LOC143425004 gene encoding lamin Dm0 isoform X1: MSTKTTKKTTAASSASSSGQSPQFTSTPIGQRPGSPLSPTRYSRLQEKQDLQNLNDRLACYIDKVRHLETENSRLTREVQTTQETITREVSNIKSMYEHELSDARKLLDETAKERAKLEIDTKRLWDNNEELKSKLDKKLVDLQVAERNLLVYETRCNDLQSQFNQSQAERKKLAERERELEQEVEKLKASLEDARKHLGEETLNRIVLENNIQSLKEEASFQNQLFQQELTETRSKRQVEISEIDGRLAEQYEAKLQQSLQELRDQYEAQMRANREEIELLYENKIKNLTAHAQRNSGAASLAVEELRQTRTRIDSLNQKINELEASNNALNARIRDLENLRENEKARHAESLASLEAELARIRDEMAQQIQEYQDLMDIKVALDLEIAAYRKLLESEEARLNIMPTQSTSTLSSGRSTPSRHTPMRGGKRKRTLLEESEERSSTDFSVCGTSRGDVEIAEAEPQGRFVKLTNKGSKEIGLSGWQIIRKAGSLETVFKFHRTAKLEAGGTVTVWSADIGATHEPPSNIVMKGQKWFTADVMTTTLLNNEGEEMATSECKRQQLSTSVSRHRENLGFRPSEELHYQQGEQQGEEFCRLM; this comes from the exons ATGTCAACGAAAACGACTAAGAAGACCACAGCGGCGAGTAGCGCGAGTAGCAGCGGGCAATCGCCACAGTTCACATCAACGCCGATCGGGCAGAGACCAGGAAGTCCTCTCAGTCCTACCCGTTATTCTCGTCTTCAAGAAAAGCAAGATCTACAAAACCTAAATGACCGATTGGCTTGTTATATTGACAAAGTACGGCACCTGGAAACCGAAAATTCCAGACTTACGCGGGAGGTACAGACGACCCAGGAGACTATCACCCGCGAAGTATCCAACATAAAGTCTATGTACGAACATGAATTGTCTGATGCAAGAAAATTACTGGATGAAACTGCTAAGGAACGAGCGAAACTCGAGATTGATACCAAACGATTGTGGGACAACAACGAAGAACTTAAGTCCAA ACTTGATAAGAAATTGGTGGACTTGCAAGTTGCGGAAAGAAATTTGTTGGTATACGAAACACGCTGCAATGATTTGCAATCACAGTTCAATCAGTCCCAGGCAGAGCGTAAGAAGTTGgccgaaagagaaagagagttgGAACAAGAGGTAGAAAAATTAAAAGCGTCGTTAGAAGATGCCCGTAAACATCTAGGGGAAGAAACTTTGAATCGTATCGTTCTCGAAAACAATATTCAAAGTTTGAAGGAAGAAGCCAGTTTCCAAAATCAGCTATTCCAACAAGAACTAACAGAAACGCGATCAAAGCGGCAG GTAGAGATATCGGAGATAGATGGTCGTCTCGCTGAACAGTACGAAGCTAAGTTACAACAATCCTTGCAAGAATTACGAGATCAATATGAGGCACAAATGCGAGCTAATAGAGAAGAAATTGAACTGTTATATGAAAATAAGATCAAGAATTTAACAGCTCATGCTCAGCGTAACAGCGGAGCAGCTAGTTTAGCTGTTGAAGAGTTAAGACAAACAAGAACAAGAATTGATTCACTCAATCAAAAGATTAACGAACTAGAAGCGTCAAATAATGCACTCAATGCACGAATAAG GGATTTAGAAAACTTACGTGAGAATGAGAAAGCTCGTCACGCGGAAAGTTTAGCATCCTTGGAAGCAGAATTGGCGCGTATACGCGACGAAATGGCTCagcaaatacaagaatatcagGATCTTATGGATATCAAAGTTGCACTTGATTTGGAAATTGCCGCATATCGAAAACTTTTGGAATCAGAAGAAGCCAG ATTAAATATCATGCCTACGCAATCCACTTCAACGTTATCTAGTGGTAGAAGTACTCCTTCAAGACACACTCCAATGAGAGGTGGAAAAAGAAAACGTACTTTACTAGAGGAAAGCGAGGAACGTAGCAGTACTGACTTTAGTGTATGTGGGACATCTAGAGGGGATGTAGAAATTGCAGAAGCTGAACCTCAAGGACGATTTGTGAAACTCACCAATAAAGGAAGCAAA GAAATAGGACTTAGTGGATGGCAAATTATTCGTAAAGCTGGTTCTTTAGAAACAGTATTTAAATTTCATCGTACTGCGAAATTAGAAGCAGGCGGTACTGTAACGGTATGGTCGGCGGATATTGGTGCCACACACGAGCCACCATCAAATATTGTTATGAAAGGACAGAAATGGTTTACAGCAGACGTTATGACAACTACACTTTTAAATAACGAAGGCGAA GAAATGGCTACTTCAGAATGTAAAAGACAACAATTGTCTACATCTGTGTCTCGACATAGGGAAAACTTAGGTTTTCGGCCTTCTGAAGAACTTCATTATCAACAG GGCGAGCAACAAGGAGAGGAATTCTGTCGCCTTATGTGA